Proteins encoded in a region of the Flavobacterium sp. MDT1-60 genome:
- a CDS encoding helix-turn-helix domain-containing protein: MENKIRIAYCPVDYAFQRIGGKYKGRILWYLKDNLLRYGELKRVVEGITPKMLTQTLKELEADQLISRKVYPEVPPRVEYSLTETGTELIPFINQMRIWGEKQMSLN, from the coding sequence ATGGAAAATAAAATTAGAATTGCTTATTGTCCTGTTGATTATGCGTTTCAAAGAATAGGCGGAAAATATAAAGGAAGGATTTTATGGTATTTAAAAGATAATCTATTACGATATGGTGAACTTAAAAGAGTAGTAGAAGGGATAACCCCTAAAATGCTTACACAAACACTTAAAGAGTTGGAAGCTGATCAATTAATTTCCAGGAAAGTATACCCTGAAGTTCCGCCTCGTGTTGAATATTCACTTACTGAAACGGGAACTGAATTAATTCCTTTTATAAATCAAATGCGAATATGGGGAGAAAAGCAAATGTCATTGAATTGA
- a CDS encoding sensor histidine kinase codes for MNQVVLGIIIAFIFIGLILFFCVILIRLYFNKIKKYTELLHEKDLNFQKAITQTVIETQEQVLNNISQDLHDDAGQQLTYINFQIENMKLDSPELGEILEPVSQSLGNLSKSIRSISHALNTQLLLQQDVIKAIATEIKRLKKNSKIEIIYSFEEIKVKKFDDNEKIIIYRIFQECINNIFKHAKANKINIYITTTPHFKMIIADNGKGFDSDDKKNRLSFGLINMAKRADSMSYHFTVKSMLGSGTEITLSENKRI; via the coding sequence ATGAATCAAGTCGTACTAGGAATAATAATAGCCTTTATTTTTATTGGTTTAATACTATTTTTTTGTGTTATTCTGATTCGTCTTTATTTTAATAAGATAAAAAAATATACAGAGCTTTTGCATGAGAAAGATCTCAATTTCCAAAAAGCAATTACTCAAACTGTAATTGAAACTCAGGAGCAGGTACTGAATAATATTTCTCAGGATCTTCATGATGATGCCGGTCAGCAGTTGACATACATCAATTTTCAAATAGAAAATATGAAGTTGGATTCTCCCGAACTGGGAGAAATATTAGAACCGGTATCACAATCACTTGGAAATTTATCAAAATCCATAAGAAGTATCAGTCATGCCCTGAACACCCAATTATTATTACAGCAAGATGTAATAAAAGCAATTGCCACAGAAATAAAGCGGTTGAAAAAAAACAGCAAAATTGAAATTATATACTCTTTTGAGGAAATCAAGGTGAAGAAATTTGATGACAATGAAAAGATAATCATTTATCGCATCTTTCAGGAATGTATCAATAATATTTTTAAACATGCTAAAGCCAATAAAATAAATATTTATATAACAACCACTCCTCATTTTAAAATGATAATTGCAGATAACGGTAAAGGTTTTGATTCTGACGATAAAAAAAACAGATTATCTTTTGGGTTGATAAATATGGCAAAAAGAGCCGATAGTATGTCATATCATTTTACTGTAAAAAGTATGCTAGGATCTGGCACTGAAATTACCCTATCAGAAAACAAAAGAATTTAA
- a CDS encoding alpha-keto acid decarboxylase family protein produces the protein MSQKKISVAKYLQIRLEQLGLTHLFGIAGNYTAPFLNTIHEDKNAKIKIVNDTNEINAGHCTDAYARQNGFAAVAVTYGVGAFTLLNSVAGSYVEHCPVLVINGAPTNKDQQRSLVQGMLASHMTGDMYSNINVYRNVTVAAEQITGSSDAPYKIDAVLNACILYGRPVYLEVFEDAWRMECNPPVTPLAEREASKCQTSARKAAQRVAAMARGKEIIFWGGIEIQRYGIQKEFLDLIETTDTEFVTSILGKSIVSENHPKFKGVFNGKASPKDVKEQFEKAQLKIGLGVWTTGKNLGGFDVWKEDTVLANHSGVRIGASYVANVSLRDFIIFLKEELTKVTFSAYEMYDAAKLPESFFLADNRILKKGKPALTYDTFFNRINNFIDERHIVVADAGFPLLGAQGIRIAEPNGFVAQASWLSIGYSVPAATGIKCARPDKRPVVFVGDGAFQETCQAISTQNKLKHDTIVFVLDNGIYGIEQMLVNPNPFRGADKVEYSVPDLNNVYDYNEMHRWKYAKLVDVFGGKGFEVSSLDELEEVLRQLDSIKENTIVHVNIPKTSIPEAIAYKTEEPGEDEFLDKNWSLC, from the coding sequence ATGTCACAGAAAAAAATCTCCGTTGCAAAATACCTGCAAATACGTCTGGAACAATTAGGACTTACCCATTTATTTGGAATTGCTGGTAATTATACCGCACCGTTTTTGAATACGATTCACGAAGACAAAAATGCAAAAATTAAAATCGTTAACGACACGAATGAAATAAACGCCGGACATTGTACTGATGCCTACGCACGTCAAAATGGTTTCGCTGCAGTAGCAGTAACATATGGCGTGGGAGCATTTACGTTACTCAATTCGGTTGCAGGCTCTTATGTAGAGCACTGTCCTGTGCTTGTTATTAATGGCGCTCCAACCAACAAAGACCAGCAACGAAGCCTCGTTCAGGGCATGCTGGCATCACATATGACAGGTGATATGTACAGTAACATCAATGTATACCGAAACGTTACCGTTGCGGCAGAACAAATCACAGGTTCATCAGATGCTCCTTATAAAATTGATGCAGTACTAAATGCCTGTATTTTATATGGAAGACCGGTTTATCTTGAAGTTTTTGAAGATGCATGGCGAATGGAATGCAATCCGCCAGTCACTCCATTGGCAGAAAGAGAAGCATCTAAATGTCAAACAAGTGCACGCAAGGCTGCCCAAAGAGTAGCTGCAATGGCACGCGGAAAAGAAATTATTTTCTGGGGCGGCATTGAGATCCAGCGCTATGGTATTCAAAAGGAATTCCTGGATTTGATCGAAACTACCGATACAGAATTTGTAACTTCTATACTTGGGAAATCAATTGTATCCGAAAACCATCCTAAGTTCAAAGGCGTTTTTAATGGAAAGGCATCGCCAAAAGATGTCAAGGAACAATTCGAAAAAGCCCAGCTAAAAATTGGCCTTGGCGTATGGACCACCGGCAAAAATTTGGGTGGTTTTGATGTCTGGAAAGAGGATACTGTACTTGCCAATCACAGCGGTGTAAGGATTGGTGCTTCTTATGTAGCCAATGTATCGCTAAGAGATTTTATAATATTCCTGAAAGAAGAACTTACCAAAGTTACCTTTAGTGCTTATGAAATGTATGATGCAGCGAAGCTGCCTGAATCATTTTTCCTAGCTGATAACAGAATACTAAAAAAAGGAAAACCGGCACTTACTTACGATACATTTTTCAACCGAATCAATAATTTTATAGACGAGAGGCATATAGTGGTTGCCGATGCGGGTTTTCCTTTATTGGGTGCCCAGGGCATCCGTATTGCAGAACCTAACGGATTCGTAGCGCAGGCATCATGGCTTTCGATAGGTTATTCTGTTCCTGCGGCAACCGGAATAAAATGTGCCAGACCTGATAAAAGGCCGGTGGTATTTGTTGGGGACGGTGCTTTTCAGGAAACCTGTCAGGCCATATCTACACAGAATAAACTGAAACACGACACCATTGTTTTTGTTTTGGATAATGGTATTTATGGTATTGAACAAATGCTTGTTAATCCAAATCCGTTTCGTGGTGCAGACAAGGTAGAATATAGCGTTCCCGATTTAAACAACGTTTATGATTACAACGAAATGCACCGTTGGAAATATGCGAAACTAGTTGATGTATTTGGAGGCAAAGGTTTTGAAGTCAGTAGTCTCGACGAACTCGAGGAGGTTTTGAGACAACTTGACAGCATTAAGGAAAATACCATTGTACATGTAAACATACCTAAGACATCTATTCCGGAAGCAATTGCTTATAAGACAGAGGAGCCTGGAGAGGATGAATTTCTGGATAAAAACTGGAGTTTATGTTAG
- a CDS encoding response regulator transcription factor — translation MEQTTICIIDDHSIVRQGLKELLHKIGNYKVIHEFDNGDDFLQALPINPSPHIYILDYSMPHMNGIEVLKALEEKEEEYKVLLLTQHLDEQIIDAAYHHGARGFLHKNCTAHDLKFAIDNIIKIGYNNVSEILKRVRNYDSNGEKKQNIVLTQREFDFLRLVCDEREFTYEQMAEIMNLSIKSIEIYRAALFEKYNIKSKVGLVLFSFKHRLTEPFL, via the coding sequence ATGGAACAAACTACTATTTGTATAATTGATGATCATTCTATTGTAAGACAAGGTCTAAAAGAATTACTGCATAAAATTGGCAACTACAAAGTAATTCATGAGTTTGATAATGGTGATGATTTCTTGCAGGCACTACCAATAAACCCTTCTCCCCATATATACATTCTGGATTACTCCATGCCTCATATGAATGGTATTGAAGTATTAAAAGCACTAGAAGAAAAAGAAGAAGAGTACAAAGTCTTACTGTTGACACAGCATCTTGACGAGCAAATAATTGATGCAGCTTATCATCATGGCGCCAGAGGTTTTTTACATAAAAATTGTACAGCCCACGATTTGAAATTTGCTATTGATAACATTATTAAAATAGGATATAACAATGTTTCTGAAATTCTTAAACGTGTACGTAATTATGATAGCAATGGTGAGAAAAAGCAAAATATTGTTTTAACTCAGCGAGAATTCGATTTCCTGAGATTGGTTTGTGATGAAAGGGAATTCACCTATGAACAGATGGCAGAAATTATGAATCTGTCAATAAAATCTATTGAAATTTATAGAGCTGCTTTATTTGAAAAATACAATATCAAATCAAAAGTAGGGCTTGTGTTATTTTCTTTTAAACACCGCCTAACTGAACCTTTTTTGTAA
- a CDS encoding helix-turn-helix transcriptional regulator gives MEQKIHQGRNVKRFREMLGIKQEALAFDLGNDWNQKKISMLEQKDIIEDDILDQISNALKIPVEAFQNFDEDQAINIISNTFHDTQGLINYNPTFNNNSIEKLIQLHEEKIALYERMLKEKDEMMARLEKLIAK, from the coding sequence ATGGAACAGAAAATACATCAGGGAAGAAACGTAAAACGCTTCAGAGAAATGCTTGGCATAAAACAAGAGGCATTGGCTTTTGATCTGGGAAATGACTGGAACCAAAAGAAAATTTCTATGCTGGAGCAAAAAGATATAATTGAAGATGATATATTGGATCAAATCTCAAATGCATTAAAAATTCCAGTTGAAGCTTTTCAGAATTTTGATGAAGATCAGGCAATAAATATTATTTCTAATACTTTTCATGATACTCAAGGATTAATAAATTATAATCCAACTTTCAATAATAATTCAATTGAAAAATTGATCCAACTTCATGAAGAAAAAATTGCTTTATACGAGCGTATGTTGAAAGAGAAAGATGAAATGATGGCGAGGCTTGAGAAATTGATTGCTAAATAA
- a CDS encoding matrixin family metalloprotease — MKPTKKTNTKNEDFELNDSSFLPKEEFLHKYNNNIICLTDSKGYAQPNDKDLFEIRLDSSNGFIPLWEKGVTLNWRFSKSFGSYFAKPEAAKTGVRKLFGEAILAWQDACPIKFHEDNDAWDFEIAMHQKNCNNNGCVLASAFFPDPGQNIFYIYPTMFEQNHQEQIETIEHEIGHIFGLRHFFANISEREWSSELFGTDSAFSIMNYGDKSRLTADDIKDLKILYELVWSGKLTEINGTEIKLFKSYHMSSSLSNSSFQLSNAVNSKGLHELLLESNFISSAFELSDDVSLLVKRAILNVKGNNSTDPATLLDGLELVANLLYAGNDFILLAVKLNKLITDKSKKITVAEMKKCTTVGDCVTLVNIKL; from the coding sequence ATGAAACCCACCAAAAAAACAAATACGAAAAATGAGGATTTTGAATTAAATGATAGTTCTTTTTTGCCAAAAGAAGAGTTCCTCCACAAGTACAACAACAATATAATTTGTCTAACTGATTCCAAAGGTTACGCGCAACCTAATGACAAGGATTTATTTGAGATACGTCTTGATTCTTCCAATGGTTTTATACCTCTTTGGGAAAAAGGGGTTACCCTAAATTGGAGATTTAGTAAATCTTTTGGAAGCTACTTTGCTAAACCTGAGGCAGCTAAAACCGGTGTTAGAAAACTTTTTGGGGAAGCCATTTTAGCCTGGCAAGATGCCTGCCCTATAAAATTCCATGAAGATAATGATGCCTGGGACTTTGAAATTGCTATGCATCAGAAGAATTGTAACAATAATGGATGTGTTTTAGCGTCTGCTTTTTTCCCTGATCCCGGACAAAATATTTTTTATATCTATCCTACAATGTTTGAGCAAAACCATCAGGAACAGATAGAAACTATAGAACATGAAATTGGTCATATTTTTGGGTTACGACATTTCTTTGCTAACATATCTGAAAGAGAATGGTCGAGCGAATTATTTGGAACGGACAGTGCATTTTCGATCATGAATTATGGTGATAAAAGTAGATTAACAGCAGATGATATTAAAGATTTAAAAATACTATATGAACTAGTATGGAGTGGAAAACTTACAGAAATAAACGGTACCGAAATTAAGCTATTCAAATCCTATCATATGAGCAGTAGTTTGAGTAATAGTAGTTTTCAATTATCAAATGCAGTAAATTCTAAAGGATTACATGAGCTGTTATTAGAGTCTAATTTTATATCATCAGCATTTGAATTGAGTGACGATGTATCACTTCTAGTTAAAAGAGCCATATTGAATGTAAAAGGGAATAACTCAACAGATCCAGCTACGCTTTTGGATGGGTTGGAACTGGTAGCAAATTTACTTTACGCCGGTAACGATTTTATCCTGCTAGCAGTAAAATTGAATAAGCTTATTACTGACAAATCGAAGAAAATAACTGTAGCAGAAATGAAAAAGTGCACAACAGTTGGGGATTGTGTCACTTTAGTAAATATTAAATTGTAA